The Chloracidobacterium sp. genome window below encodes:
- the purQ gene encoding phosphoribosylformylglycinamidine synthase subunit PurQ — translation MKFGVVVFPGSNCDHDTYHVISKLIGQPVRFVWHAETSVADCDVVILPGGFSYGDYLRCGAIASCSPVMQAVREHAARGGYVVGICNGFQILCEAGLLPGVLLRNAGLRFCCDFVHVRVERADTPFTRAYAPQEVITLPIAHGEGNYFCTPEDLRRLEAEGRVLFRYVDAHGAPTPAANPNGSLNNIAGILNADGNVLGLMPHPERACEEALGGDDGLRFFQSLMLTLRDAERRRRAATTATVSG, via the coding sequence ATGAAATTCGGCGTCGTCGTCTTTCCCGGCTCCAATTGTGACCATGACACCTACCACGTCATCAGCAAGCTCATCGGACAGCCGGTGCGCTTCGTCTGGCACGCCGAAACCTCGGTCGCCGACTGCGATGTGGTGATTTTGCCCGGCGGATTTTCCTACGGCGACTACCTGCGCTGCGGAGCGATTGCGAGTTGTTCGCCGGTGATGCAAGCCGTTCGCGAGCATGCCGCTCGCGGCGGCTACGTGGTTGGGATTTGCAACGGCTTCCAGATTTTATGCGAGGCGGGCTTACTGCCAGGCGTCCTGCTGCGCAACGCCGGCCTGCGTTTTTGCTGCGACTTCGTGCATGTCCGGGTGGAACGCGCCGACACGCCATTTACGCGCGCCTACGCTCCCCAGGAAGTCATTACGTTGCCTATTGCGCATGGCGAGGGAAACTACTTCTGTACACCAGAAGATCTGCGCCGCCTTGAAGCCGAAGGCCGGGTGCTGTTTCGCTACGTGGACGCTCATGGAGCGCCGACGCCGGCGGCGAATCCCAACGGCTCGCTCAACAACATCGCCGGCATCCTCAACGCCGATGGCAACGTGCTGGGCTTGATGCCGCACCCGGAGCGCGCTTGTGAAGAAGCGCTTGGGGGCGACGACGGTCTCCGCTTCTTTCAATCCTTGATGCTCACGCTGCGCGACGCCGAACGGCGGCGGCGGGCGGCGACTACGGCGACAGTTTCAGGCTGA
- the nadC gene encoding carboxylating nicotinate-nucleotide diphosphorylase yields the protein MRLDPIAIENLISQFLAEDIGRGDVTTDAVLTRDIRARGRFLAKQELVLAGIEVAEMVFQWFDPELQIQTFYLDGDVVPAGKEIARVTGPAHMLLAGERVALNLLQRMSGIATLTHAFVQAIEGTGAVIADTRKTAPGLRPLDKYAVHVGGGHNHRFGLDDGVLIKDNHIALVGGIGPALRLAKQNASHLHKIEIEVGDLAQAKEAVAGGADVILLDNMTPDQVRECVKLIRELEPPGRQTLVEVSGNITLENVRAYAEAGANLISVGALTHSVKAADISLKLSP from the coding sequence ATGCGACTAGACCCAATCGCGATTGAGAATCTCATTTCGCAATTCCTCGCCGAAGACATTGGGCGGGGCGATGTGACGACTGACGCCGTTTTGACCAGAGATATCCGCGCGCGTGGACGCTTCCTTGCTAAGCAGGAACTCGTCCTTGCTGGGATTGAAGTCGCGGAAATGGTTTTTCAGTGGTTCGACCCTGAACTTCAAATCCAGACCTTCTATCTGGACGGGGACGTTGTACCGGCCGGCAAGGAAATCGCCCGCGTGACTGGCCCGGCGCATATGCTGCTGGCTGGCGAGCGTGTGGCGCTTAATCTCCTGCAACGGATGTCGGGCATCGCCACGCTGACGCACGCTTTCGTTCAGGCAATTGAGGGCACCGGCGCCGTCATTGCCGACACCCGCAAAACTGCGCCGGGCCTGCGTCCGCTGGACAAGTACGCCGTTCACGTCGGCGGCGGTCACAACCATCGGTTTGGTCTCGACGACGGTGTACTTATCAAAGACAATCACATAGCGTTGGTCGGCGGTATCGGGCCGGCGCTGCGTCTAGCCAAGCAAAACGCTTCCCATCTGCATAAGATTGAGATTGAAGTCGGCGACCTAGCGCAGGCGAAGGAAGCCGTCGCCGGGGGAGCAGATGTCATTTTGCTCGACAATATGACGCCCGACCAGGTCCGCGAATGCGTGAAGCTCATCCGCGAACTTGAGCCGCCGGGTCGCCAAACGCTGGTAGAGGTTTCGGGCAACATCACGCTGGAGAATGTGCGCGCCTACGCCGAAGCCGGCGCCAATCTGATTTCCGTTGGCGCGTTGACTCACAGCGTCAAGGCTGCTGACATCAGCCTGAAACTGTCGCCGTAG
- the dnaN gene encoding DNA polymerase III subunit beta, with product MEFSVTKADLLKELTFLNNVVEKKTTIPILSNVLLSGEAGGTLTLAGTDLDATLKTSCAANIKHGGTALLPARRLFDIVRNLPDTDIHFKSDGSGNMNLTCDRSRFRLFSPAPENYPSLPETPETPFSIAAGVLRTMIPRVLFATSQEESRYQLNGVQMVVGGATPSDAKRGWLRLVATDGHRLSFIEKPDSVALGKGAKPVTFLLPKKTMGEIARLATDAAEADVFFGQDDNHVFFRIGARTFASRLLAGQFPNYEMVMPKNNDKVITFETERLVAAFKRVGVVADETTHAVKLHTTEGRVEITAQSPESGEAAETLTVDYPGPTMTITFNIGYLMDFLTVAHSSQTYFEFKDEITQVQLRPVDGDGYDYRYIVMPMRA from the coding sequence GTGGAATTCTCCGTTACGAAGGCTGATTTACTCAAGGAGTTGACGTTTCTCAACAACGTCGTTGAGAAAAAGACCACGATCCCCATCCTGTCGAACGTGCTACTGAGCGGCGAAGCCGGGGGGACACTGACGCTGGCCGGCACTGACCTCGACGCGACGCTCAAAACCTCATGCGCGGCGAACATCAAGCACGGTGGAACGGCGCTCCTCCCGGCGCGTCGGTTATTCGACATTGTACGCAACCTGCCTGACACCGACATCCATTTCAAGAGCGACGGCAGCGGTAACATGAATCTGACCTGTGACCGGTCGCGGTTTCGCCTCTTCAGCCCTGCGCCGGAGAACTACCCATCCCTGCCGGAAACGCCTGAAACGCCGTTTTCCATCGCGGCTGGTGTTTTGCGCACGATGATCCCGCGCGTTCTCTTCGCCACCTCGCAGGAAGAGTCGCGCTACCAGCTCAACGGTGTTCAGATGGTGGTCGGCGGTGCGACGCCCAGCGACGCCAAGCGCGGTTGGCTGCGCCTTGTCGCCACTGACGGCCACCGGTTGTCCTTCATTGAGAAGCCGGACAGTGTGGCGTTAGGAAAAGGCGCCAAACCTGTTACCTTCCTTTTGCCGAAAAAGACCATGGGGGAAATCGCCCGTCTGGCGACGGACGCCGCCGAAGCCGATGTCTTCTTTGGGCAGGATGACAACCACGTGTTTTTCCGCATCGGCGCGCGTACCTTTGCGTCACGGCTGCTGGCCGGGCAATTCCCCAACTACGAAATGGTCATGCCTAAAAACAACGACAAGGTCATCACGTTTGAGACGGAACGGTTGGTGGCGGCCTTCAAGCGGGTCGGCGTCGTAGCGGATGAAACCACGCATGCCGTCAAGCTGCATACGACGGAGGGACGTGTCGAGATTACGGCGCAGTCACCCGAATCCGGCGAAGCCGCAGAGACGCTCACTGTGGACTACCCCGGACCGACGATGACGATCACCTTCAACATCGGCTACCTGATGGATTTTCTCACGGTCGCGCACAGTTCACAGACATACTTCGAGTTCAAAGATGAAATCACACAGGTCCAACTACGTCCGGTGGACGGGGACGGCTACGACTATCGTTATATTGTCATGCCGATGCGGGCTTAA
- a CDS encoding class I SAM-dependent rRNA methyltransferase, which yields MLTEKRRTLPEVPVEQRQMPKPPNRLTQMPAVTLHPGREKSVRNRHPWIFSGAIAVWPNELEDGGLAAVLSADGQQLGYAYVNRRCSIAARMVAFGETDPHAALQANLERAVALRRRLFDPVRTNAVRLVNGEGDALPGLVVDQYADVLVCQISTLGMERLKPFVVETLVGLVQPRAVYEKSDVAARYEEGLKDFAGLLYGRDFGPVVVVENGLRFHVDIKHGQKTGFFLDQREMRALLENLVDGRRVLNGFAYTGGFSVYARRGGATRVVSVDSSTGALRLAQGNHALNGFSTAAEDFLEADMFAYLRTLEAGAFDVIILDPPAFARKKDDVLRAGRAYKDINRLAITKVAPGGLVLTCSCSHFVDEELFGRIVFQAASEAGRNVRILHRHRQALDHPISIFHPEGAYLKSLLLSVD from the coding sequence ATGCTAACCGAGAAACGCCGAACCCTGCCAGAGGTTCCTGTGGAGCAACGCCAAATGCCGAAGCCGCCCAACCGTCTCACCCAAATGCCCGCCGTCACGCTCCACCCTGGCCGTGAGAAATCGGTGCGCAACCGCCACCCGTGGATTTTTTCCGGGGCGATCGCCGTCTGGCCTAACGAGCTTGAAGACGGCGGCCTTGCCGCCGTCCTATCCGCTGACGGACAGCAACTCGGCTACGCTTACGTCAACCGCCGGTGCTCCATCGCTGCGCGCATGGTGGCGTTTGGCGAAACTGACCCCCATGCGGCGCTTCAGGCCAATCTTGAGCGCGCCGTGGCGCTCCGCCGAAGGCTTTTCGATCCAGTGCGCACCAACGCAGTACGGCTGGTGAACGGCGAAGGCGACGCCTTGCCTGGCCTCGTCGTAGATCAGTACGCCGACGTGCTGGTGTGTCAAATCTCAACGCTCGGCATGGAGCGGCTCAAGCCCTTCGTTGTAGAAACACTGGTCGGGCTGGTTCAGCCGCGCGCCGTCTATGAGAAATCCGATGTGGCAGCGCGCTACGAGGAGGGTCTCAAGGATTTCGCCGGCTTACTCTACGGCCGCGACTTCGGCCCGGTGGTCGTCGTCGAAAACGGGCTGCGCTTTCACGTGGACATCAAGCACGGACAGAAAACCGGCTTCTTCCTCGACCAACGCGAGATGCGCGCCCTACTGGAAAACCTCGTCGACGGGCGGCGCGTTCTCAACGGCTTTGCCTACACTGGCGGTTTTTCCGTTTACGCCCGGCGGGGCGGCGCAACACGGGTTGTCTCCGTGGACAGCTCCACCGGCGCGCTCCGGCTGGCGCAGGGCAACCACGCCCTCAACGGCTTCTCCACGGCGGCGGAGGATTTCCTTGAAGCCGACATGTTTGCGTACCTACGAACGCTGGAAGCCGGCGCGTTTGACGTGATTATCCTTGACCCGCCGGCGTTCGCACGCAAGAAGGACGATGTGTTGCGCGCCGGCCGCGCCTACAAGGACATCAACCGGCTGGCAATCACTAAGGTCGCGCCTGGCGGCTTGGTGTTGACCTGCTCCTGTTCGCACTTTGTGGACGAAGAACTGTTCGGGCGAATCGTCTTTCAAGCCGCCAGCGAGGCCGGGCGGAATGTGCGCATCCTGCATCGCCATCGTCAGGCGCTTGATCACCCGATTAGCATTTTTCACCCGGAAGGCGCCTACTTGAAAAGCCTGCTGCTAAGCGTGGACTGA
- a CDS encoding Bax inhibitor-1/YccA family protein: MNDYRYDQLNRQSSAAYGWGGELTVADASLAARMGFIRKVYALFLVGIFCAIAGVGVSLATGIYMAIVRYYWLALLLLIGSVFAVNAVRRVKGVNLAALFAFTFFEGLLVSPLVLFALGKNPLSLVAAGGLTVATFGGLTAYTFVTRKDFSFLSGFLFTGLIVILVASLIGIFVGSSVLSLAISSAAVLLFAGYVLYDTSNIMRDLPTDEYVAGALSLFLDFFGLFIHLLNILNILGSDE; this comes from the coding sequence ATGAACGACTATCGCTATGATCAACTCAACCGCCAGTCGTCTGCGGCGTACGGCTGGGGCGGCGAGCTAACCGTGGCTGATGCGTCTTTGGCCGCGCGGATGGGCTTTATCCGCAAGGTGTACGCCCTGTTTCTGGTCGGTATTTTCTGCGCCATTGCCGGCGTGGGGGTGAGCCTTGCCACCGGCATCTATATGGCGATTGTCCGGTACTACTGGTTGGCATTGCTGCTGCTTATCGGCTCGGTGTTCGCTGTGAACGCCGTACGGCGCGTCAAGGGCGTCAATCTGGCGGCGCTTTTCGCTTTTACCTTCTTTGAAGGATTACTTGTCTCGCCGCTTGTCCTGTTCGCCCTAGGAAAGAACCCGTTGTCGCTCGTGGCGGCGGGCGGATTGACGGTGGCGACGTTTGGTGGGCTGACGGCTTATACGTTCGTCACGCGCAAGGATTTTAGTTTCTTGAGCGGCTTTTTATTTACCGGGCTGATCGTCATCTTGGTCGCCTCGCTGATTGGGATTTTCGTTGGGTCAAGCGTTCTGTCACTGGCGATTTCCTCAGCGGCGGTACTGCTGTTCGCTGGGTATGTGCTTTACGACACGTCAAATATCATGCGTGACTTGCCGACCGACGAGTATGTCGCCGGTGCATTGAGCCTGTTCCTAGATTTCTTCGGGCTGTTCATTCACCTGCTCAACATTCTGAACATTTTGGGCAGCGACGAATAG
- a CDS encoding SpoIIE family protein phosphatase yields MVSRKLPPAIQVSPPSGASFEVLLKGVRLTIGRSSRNDLCLNDPFVSRLHAEIRRDGEDFVLHDSGSANGTYHNGQRIETSTLLRPGDVIRIGATELRIADATTSASGSHIAPPAFRFTKSDHAAPTEILSGQRITPLALQPLPTVSTEAPTVPARERRLSRDWLELFQQVIETLLVNQPLEETLDAILGLACAAIPFERAYLLLIDERGQLRPQAHRATKQAAQLEVTLPWSIYERVINQRAPLLIQDARSDEQVGGDASAMSLIAAPLTGSGEVFGLLYMDSPFAPHCFRQDDLDLLTTIARIAAVKIENTRLLEARLETRRLEEELKVASEIQLRLHPAHPPRLDGYDIAGLSFPCREIGGDYYDFIPRGDGKLLIAVGDVAGKGMGAALMMSSVHAALRAQAQTGRPLPDIVAAVNDYVVENSPENKFLTLFCAELNPATGDLCYTSAGHDPAVLVRAAGDHVILPAQGIPIGILPGFAPPVGYERLAPGDILAIYTDGLTESANEQGEAFGLERLVQTLVKYRKRSALRLRDCVEEAVGRFVGRAPTADDLTLVLIRRLPTPELLP; encoded by the coding sequence ATGGTCTCACGTAAGCTACCCCCGGCGATTCAGGTTTCTCCGCCATCGGGAGCCTCGTTTGAAGTGTTGCTCAAGGGCGTCCGTCTGACCATCGGACGTTCGTCGCGCAACGATCTCTGCCTCAATGACCCGTTTGTTTCGCGGCTTCATGCCGAAATCCGCCGGGACGGCGAGGACTTTGTGCTTCATGACAGTGGCAGCGCCAACGGGACCTACCACAACGGACAACGCATCGAAACCAGCACCCTGCTGAGGCCGGGCGACGTCATTCGTATCGGTGCAACAGAACTGCGCATCGCCGATGCGACGACCTCCGCCTCCGGCTCTCACATAGCTCCGCCAGCGTTTCGCTTCACCAAAAGCGACCATGCCGCCCCAACAGAAATCCTGAGCGGCCAGCGGATCACGCCGCTTGCGCTCCAGCCGCTGCCCACGGTGTCTACGGAAGCGCCAACCGTCCCAGCGCGCGAGCGGCGGCTCTCCCGCGACTGGCTTGAGCTTTTCCAGCAAGTCATTGAAACATTGCTGGTCAACCAGCCGCTGGAGGAAACCTTGGACGCCATCCTTGGTCTCGCCTGCGCCGCCATTCCTTTTGAACGGGCTTACTTGTTGCTCATAGACGAGCGTGGACAACTGCGTCCGCAGGCGCATCGCGCAACGAAGCAAGCGGCCCAGTTGGAAGTGACGTTGCCGTGGTCAATCTATGAGCGCGTCATCAACCAGCGCGCGCCGCTTTTGATTCAGGATGCGCGAAGTGATGAACAGGTCGGCGGAGACGCTTCAGCGATGTCGCTCATTGCTGCGCCGCTTACCGGAAGCGGGGAGGTGTTTGGTCTGCTCTACATGGACAGCCCTTTCGCCCCACACTGCTTTCGCCAAGATGACCTTGACCTGCTAACGACGATTGCCCGCATCGCCGCCGTCAAGATTGAAAACACCCGGTTGCTTGAAGCGCGACTCGAAACCCGTCGCCTTGAAGAAGAACTCAAGGTGGCGAGCGAAATCCAACTCCGCCTGCACCCGGCGCACCCACCGCGACTGGACGGCTACGACATTGCCGGATTGAGTTTTCCCTGCCGTGAGATTGGGGGCGACTACTACGACTTCATTCCGCGCGGCGACGGCAAGCTCCTCATCGCCGTGGGCGATGTCGCAGGCAAAGGGATGGGCGCGGCCCTAATGATGTCGAGCGTCCATGCGGCGCTGCGCGCCCAGGCGCAGACGGGACGGCCGCTGCCGGACATTGTCGCTGCCGTAAACGACTATGTGGTTGAGAACTCGCCAGAGAACAAATTTCTCACGCTGTTTTGCGCCGAGCTCAATCCGGCGACCGGCGACCTGTGCTACACCAGCGCTGGTCACGACCCAGCGGTGCTCGTCCGCGCCGCCGGCGACCACGTCATCTTGCCGGCCCAAGGCATTCCCATCGGGATTCTGCCGGGCTTTGCGCCGCCGGTGGGTTACGAGCGGCTTGCGCCCGGCGACATTCTGGCAATCTACACGGACGGGCTGACCGAAAGCGCCAATGAGCAGGGCGAGGCCTTCGGACTTGAACGTCTGGTTCAGACGCTCGTCAAATACCGGAAACGAAGCGCCTTGCGTCTACGGGATTGCGTTGAGGAAGCCGTCGGCCGCTTCGTCGGGCGCGCTCCAACCGCCGATGATTTGACGTTAGTCCTGATCCGGCGGCTTCCCACCCCGGAGCTTCTCCCGTGA
- a CDS encoding protein kinase, protein MVNQKHLAPETLLEGRYRIVKRIGGGGMGSVYLAYDQKFGPPNDKTRRAVKEMFDFFTDPAQRQKAIEDFQREGQLLASLEHPSIPTVYDYFVNDGKYYLVMKYVPGGDLAKKLKESKQGYIDERTVTEWAIQICDVLDYLHSQNPPVIYRDLKPANLMLDDTRTPPRVMLIDFGIARFVSPTQKGVTAIGTMGYAPPELFAGQVEPRSDLYSLGATMFHLLTGADPQDNPLLIFDFDRNPRPRAINPKLTQGIEAIIIKAVAHKIQDRPASAAEMKRMLEEHLRRLDNPPQPALASTFCVACGEKIDPDDAFCPYCGAAQPHAGGRAASGRPVAHLQVLDASGNPKAVYELAKSTLLLGRTDPHTGNFPEIDLTLHDSETKVSRRHARLFQEGGRFFIEDLSSVNGTFLNGHTRLAPKKPHPLQDGDELKLGETRLRFTLR, encoded by the coding sequence ATGGTGAACCAAAAACATCTTGCCCCGGAGACGTTGCTCGAAGGACGCTATCGCATTGTCAAGCGCATTGGCGGCGGCGGTATGGGCAGCGTCTATCTGGCTTATGACCAAAAATTCGGGCCGCCGAACGACAAGACGCGCCGCGCCGTCAAGGAGATGTTTGATTTCTTCACCGATCCTGCACAGCGCCAGAAAGCCATTGAGGACTTTCAACGCGAGGGGCAGCTTTTGGCCAGCCTTGAACACCCCTCAATCCCCACCGTTTACGATTACTTCGTCAACGACGGCAAGTACTACTTAGTGATGAAGTACGTGCCGGGCGGTGACTTGGCCAAGAAACTCAAGGAAAGTAAGCAGGGCTACATTGACGAGCGAACGGTGACGGAGTGGGCCATTCAGATTTGCGATGTACTGGATTACCTCCACAGCCAAAATCCGCCGGTGATCTACCGCGATCTGAAACCGGCCAACCTGATGCTGGACGATACACGGACGCCGCCGCGCGTCATGCTGATTGACTTCGGCATCGCCCGCTTTGTTTCGCCCACTCAGAAGGGCGTTACCGCCATTGGGACCATGGGGTACGCGCCGCCTGAACTGTTTGCAGGGCAGGTCGAGCCACGGTCAGACTTGTATTCGCTCGGCGCAACGATGTTTCACCTGCTGACCGGCGCTGATCCGCAGGATAACCCGCTGCTGATCTTTGACTTCGATCGCAACCCGCGTCCACGAGCCATTAACCCCAAACTGACGCAAGGCATTGAGGCGATCATCATTAAGGCGGTCGCCCACAAGATACAGGATCGCCCGGCTTCAGCGGCCGAGATGAAGCGGATGTTAGAGGAACATCTGCGGCGACTTGACAACCCGCCACAGCCTGCCCTTGCATCGACCTTCTGTGTAGCATGCGGTGAAAAGATTGACCCGGACGACGCCTTCTGCCCCTACTGTGGCGCAGCCCAGCCCCACGCTGGTGGACGCGCGGCCAGCGGCCGCCCTGTGGCGCACCTACAGGTCCTTGATGCGAGTGGCAACCCGAAGGCGGTTTACGAGCTCGCTAAGAGCACTCTGCTGCTTGGGCGCACCGACCCGCATACGGGCAACTTCCCGGAGATTGACCTGACGCTGCACGACTCTGAAACGAAAGTGTCGCGCCGCCATGCGCGGCTGTTTCAAGAAGGCGGGCGCTTTTTCATTGAGGATTTGTCAAGCGTCAACGGCACTTTCCTCAACGGACACACGCGACTGGCACCCAAAAAGCCTCATCCCTTGCAAGACGGCGACGAACTCAAGCTCGGCGAAACGCGCCTTCGGTTTACGCTTCGGTGA
- a CDS encoding FHA domain-containing protein — MIPAPQPTTSATPPVGDVFAVAPPSTVPPPQPVSAPLPLSAQPTSAAGQPPQAGAPASPPKPTTPGVPRAKLVIQRGGTVGKEFLLTETESNIGRWDADGGIFPDIDLDQDDPEAKVSRRHARIICQDGQYVLEDLGSTNGTFVNRGRRLLPGNRYPLNDGDEIIVGKTFLKFQYIR; from the coding sequence ATGATACCTGCGCCGCAACCGACAACCTCCGCGACCCCACCGGTGGGGGATGTTTTTGCGGTTGCGCCGCCGTCCACTGTTCCGCCGCCCCAGCCTGTTTCCGCTCCACTACCACTCAGCGCCCAACCAACAAGCGCCGCCGGCCAGCCGCCGCAAGCTGGCGCCCCAGCTTCGCCGCCGAAGCCTACGACACCTGGCGTGCCACGCGCCAAACTGGTCATTCAACGCGGGGGGACGGTTGGCAAGGAGTTTTTACTGACAGAAACCGAATCCAACATTGGTCGCTGGGATGCCGACGGGGGCATCTTTCCAGACATTGATCTTGACCAAGACGATCCAGAAGCAAAGGTTTCACGGCGGCATGCGCGGATTATTTGTCAGGATGGGCAATACGTTCTAGAAGACCTCGGCAGTACGAATGGTACCTTCGTCAATCGCGGGCGGCGGCTGTTGCCCGGTAACCGCTATCCACTCAATGACGGTGACGAAATTATTGTTGGTAAGACCTTCTTGAAGTTTCAGTACATCCGCTAG
- a CDS encoding NifU family protein yields MPKIYDIEYTPNPAARKIVLKEPITAPGVSLSFSNAQEAASHPLAEALFAIPHVKSVFMMDRFITITKDNEVEWDELLRQVAVPIRAAEPVGATAPAATATPKRGENPDLDRINDILDARIRPGLAGDGGGLEVVSYKDNILAVRYQGACGSCPSSISGTLYGIQSILRDEFNPEITVIAV; encoded by the coding sequence ATGCCGAAGATTTACGATATTGAGTACACGCCCAATCCGGCGGCTCGAAAAATTGTTCTCAAGGAACCAATCACTGCTCCCGGCGTGTCATTGAGTTTTTCAAACGCGCAGGAGGCGGCGTCGCACCCGCTGGCGGAGGCTCTCTTTGCCATTCCGCACGTCAAAAGCGTTTTCATGATGGATCGCTTTATCACCATCACTAAGGACAACGAGGTGGAGTGGGATGAACTACTGCGGCAGGTGGCGGTTCCCATCCGGGCCGCCGAGCCGGTCGGCGCAACGGCGCCGGCGGCGACTGCTACTCCCAAGCGCGGTGAAAATCCCGACCTTGACCGTATTAACGACATTCTTGACGCCCGCATCCGACCGGGTTTAGCCGGCGACGGCGGAGGGCTGGAAGTGGTGAGCTACAAGGACAACATACTGGCGGTACGCTATCAGGGCGCGTGCGGCAGTTGTCCAAGCTCGATTTCCGGAACGCTCTACGGCATTCAGAGCATCCTCCGCGACGAGTTCAACCCCGAAATCACGGTCATCGCCGTGTAG
- a CDS encoding tetratricopeptide repeat protein, producing the protein MPSRLRILTFGFLALLGLFQSVRAGAPAAKDEWIKIKSKHFLFIGNAKEKEIRVVASKLEQFRSVFSQLFPRAKFNDSVPIVVIVFKDDNAYKPYRPTYQGKPVSVGGYFIPGRDRNYITLIPNLPGIFPYAVIYHELTHLIVNATLKPIPTWANEGLAEYYETINISEDGKTVELGNANPYHIANLRKRKLIPFQEFFRINTKSPEYNERNKQTIFYAQSWALTHYFMIGDGGIRRQKFAKLLSLLENETPIEDALREAFQTNFAELQKALENYVRSDKFYVETLRSSTKLVEESAYQRLPISEAEVFVFLGDLLSRTPDKASEAEAHLSKAIALAPDMADAYAVLGLLRLRQGREAEAEEALKRAASAPTSSPLASYYYAHFLIRRGLSSPETIAAARSALTNALAQMPDFAEGYSASAYVALAAGDLDKALADIKRAGALLPGRRDFIVLQARIYIQRREWSEAKRLLKPLAQLADDPINAAHASELLTLVNQYEQAAESGRQAALPEPTKSVYVSDDISPAGHQPKDTVTPIIPYLQRRPGTQRIEGFIERFACVQGRAFAYVRTDAGLIKLLLDFTKAELVAHTDDVGDVIGCDSKIPNPVIVMYRPTTQPVADEAGEVVSLEFLPRPK; encoded by the coding sequence ATGCCGAGTCGTTTACGCATCCTCACGTTTGGCTTTCTGGCGCTGTTGGGACTTTTCCAGTCAGTTCGGGCAGGAGCACCTGCCGCCAAGGATGAGTGGATAAAAATCAAGTCAAAGCACTTCCTATTTATTGGGAATGCCAAAGAAAAAGAGATTCGAGTCGTTGCCTCAAAGCTTGAACAGTTCCGGAGTGTCTTTTCCCAGCTTTTTCCCAGAGCAAAGTTCAATGACTCAGTTCCAATTGTGGTCATTGTTTTCAAAGACGACAATGCCTACAAACCATACAGACCGACATACCAAGGCAAACCCGTCAGTGTTGGAGGCTATTTCATTCCGGGACGTGACCGAAACTACATTACGCTGATTCCCAACCTGCCCGGTATCTTCCCATACGCGGTCATCTATCACGAACTCACACACCTCATTGTCAACGCCACCTTGAAACCTATCCCAACGTGGGCCAACGAAGGTTTGGCGGAGTACTACGAGACCATCAACATCAGCGAAGACGGCAAAACGGTTGAACTGGGTAACGCCAATCCTTACCACATCGCCAACCTACGTAAGCGGAAGCTCATCCCATTTCAGGAGTTTTTTAGGATCAATACAAAGTCCCCTGAGTACAATGAAAGAAATAAGCAAACGATATTCTATGCCCAATCTTGGGCGTTGACGCACTACTTCATGATTGGCGACGGCGGCATAAGACGACAGAAGTTCGCCAAGCTTCTATCACTTCTTGAAAACGAAACGCCAATTGAAGATGCGCTGAGAGAAGCCTTCCAGACCAACTTTGCGGAGCTTCAGAAAGCTCTGGAGAATTACGTCAGAAGCGACAAGTTCTATGTCGAGACATTGCGTTCGTCAACAAAGCTCGTCGAAGAGAGCGCATATCAAAGGCTGCCCATCAGTGAGGCGGAAGTTTTTGTTTTCCTCGGTGATCTGCTGTCACGGACGCCGGATAAGGCGTCTGAAGCAGAAGCGCATCTCAGCAAGGCTATTGCGCTGGCGCCGGATATGGCCGACGCCTACGCCGTGCTTGGGCTTCTCCGGTTACGACAGGGACGCGAGGCCGAGGCGGAGGAAGCCCTCAAGCGCGCCGCCTCTGCGCCTACTTCCTCGCCGTTGGCGTCTTACTACTACGCGCATTTCCTAATCCGGCGGGGACTGTCGTCGCCTGAAACCATCGCCGCCGCACGTTCCGCCCTGACCAACGCCTTGGCGCAAATGCCGGACTTCGCCGAAGGTTATTCGGCGTCAGCCTACGTTGCGTTGGCCGCCGGCGATCTCGACAAAGCTCTCGCCGACATCAAACGCGCCGGCGCTTTGCTGCCCGGCCGCCGCGACTTCATCGTGCTTCAAGCGCGCATTTACATCCAGCGGCGCGAATGGTCGGAAGCGAAACGGTTGCTCAAACCACTGGCGCAGCTCGCGGATGACCCCATCAACGCGGCTCATGCGTCCGAGTTGCTGACGTTGGTCAACCAGTATGAGCAAGCGGCTGAAAGCGGCCGTCAAGCGGCGCTCCCGGAGCCGACCAAGAGCGTCTACGTTTCCGATGACATCAGCCCAGCCGGACACCAGCCGAAGGATACCGTCACCCCGATAATCCCGTACCTCCAGCGCAGACCCGGCACACAACGCATTGAGGGCTTTATTGAACGCTTTGCGTGCGTTCAGGGTCGCGCCTTTGCGTACGTTCGTACGGACGCCGGTCTCATCAAGCTGTTGCTGGACTTCACCAAAGCGGAGCTTGTCGCCCACACGGATGATGTCGGCGATGTCATCGGCTGCGACTCAAAAATTCCCAATCCGGTCATTGTGATGTACCGCCCAACCACGCAACCTGTCGCCGACGAAGCCGGCGAGGTTGTTTCGCTGGAGTTTCTTCCGCGTCCCAAGTGA